One window of the Janthinobacterium sp. PAMC25594 genome contains the following:
- a CDS encoding methyl-accepting chemotaxis protein, which yields MHLLRRLSIQKKLMFSMGLCLLLFMAISSVLSVRMSSEYVRERVVNQELPAQVGEIRNDVLRQISQPLSVAMTMANDVFLQDWEDAGLPESGIATFQRYATALKEKNKAASVSWASGSTGKYFTTGGLMRTLDKNQASDKWFYGLLASDKGYTMDIDKDVGSTSFMLFLNARGQTAGGKQVVTGLGLSIDALAETIRRYTIGQTGYVYLVRADGSLLIHRDPALADGKHQLKDLPGFSEELSKSLLTGNKYAHASYAAPTGKQLVAASFVPELNLYVVAEVPEAEVLGNVTRSALIAALIAGLVGGGIALCIIYVISRAIAAPVARAADMLSEIASGNGDLSRRMPVESEDEVGALAAAFNRFVASLNVTIREVRDSTGAIASASSQIASGNLDLSARTETQASSLEETAAAMEELTSTVKQNADNARQANQLVVSASSHAVKGGEVVGQVVQTMGAITESSRKIADIIGVIDGIAFQTNILALNAAVEAARAGEQGRGFAVVATEVRNLAQRSAAAAKEIKDLIVDSGSKVEAGSKLVDSAGATMQDIVVSVQRVADLMGEIASASQEQSQGIAQVNATVTQMDDATQQNAALVEEAAAAAQSLQDQAGRLAQVVSVFKLEEIKSPVLSRSPLA from the coding sequence ATGCATCTGCTCCGCCGCCTCTCCATCCAGAAAAAATTGATGTTCAGCATGGGCTTGTGCCTGCTGCTATTCATGGCGATCTCGTCCGTCCTCAGCGTGCGCATGAGCAGCGAGTATGTGCGCGAGCGCGTCGTCAACCAGGAACTGCCGGCGCAAGTGGGTGAAATCCGCAACGATGTGTTGCGCCAGATCAGCCAACCCCTGTCCGTGGCCATGACCATGGCCAACGATGTCTTCCTGCAAGACTGGGAAGACGCCGGCCTGCCCGAGAGCGGCATCGCCACCTTCCAGCGCTATGCCACCGCCCTGAAGGAAAAGAACAAGGCGGCGTCGGTCAGCTGGGCCTCCGGCAGCACCGGCAAGTATTTCACCACGGGCGGCCTGATGCGCACACTGGACAAGAACCAGGCGTCGGACAAATGGTTTTATGGCTTGCTGGCCAGCGACAAGGGCTACACCATGGATATCGACAAGGATGTCGGCTCGACCAGCTTCATGCTGTTCCTGAATGCCCGGGGCCAGACAGCGGGCGGCAAGCAGGTCGTCACGGGCCTGGGCTTGAGCATCGATGCCCTGGCCGAGACCATCCGCCGCTACACGATCGGCCAGACCGGCTATGTCTACCTGGTGCGCGCCGACGGCAGCCTGTTGATCCACCGCGACCCTGCCCTGGCCGACGGCAAGCATCAGTTGAAGGACTTGCCCGGCTTTAGCGAAGAACTGAGCAAGAGCCTGCTGACCGGTAACAAGTACGCGCATGCCAGCTACGCGGCGCCCACCGGCAAACAACTGGTGGCCGCTTCCTTCGTGCCAGAACTGAATCTGTACGTGGTGGCCGAAGTGCCGGAAGCGGAAGTGCTGGGCAATGTCACGCGTTCGGCCCTGATCGCCGCGCTGATCGCCGGGCTGGTCGGTGGCGGCATCGCCCTGTGCATCATTTATGTCATCAGCCGCGCCATCGCCGCCCCTGTGGCGCGGGCGGCGGACATGCTCAGCGAAATCGCCAGCGGGAACGGCGACCTGAGCCGCCGCATGCCCGTCGAATCGGAAGACGAGGTCGGCGCGCTGGCTGCCGCCTTCAACCGTTTCGTCGCATCGCTGAACGTGACAATACGCGAAGTACGCGACAGTACCGGGGCCATTGCCAGCGCATCGAGCCAGATCGCGTCGGGCAACCTGGACCTGTCGGCGCGCACGGAAACCCAGGCATCGAGCCTGGAAGAGACGGCGGCGGCCATGGAAGAACTGACGTCGACCGTGAAACAGAATGCGGACAACGCGCGCCAGGCAAACCAGTTGGTGGTGTCGGCGTCAAGCCATGCCGTCAAGGGTGGCGAAGTGGTCGGACAAGTCGTACAGACGATGGGCGCGATTACGGAAAGTTCGCGCAAGATCGCGGACATTATCGGCGTGATCGACGGCATTGCCTTTCAAACCAATATCCTCGCCCTGAACGCGGCGGTCGAGGCGGCACGCGCGGGCGAACAGGGCCGCGGCTTTGCCGTGGTGGCGACAGAAGTGCGCAACCTGGCGCAACGCTCGGCAGCGGCGGCGAAGGAAATCAAGGACTTGATCGTCGACTCGGGCAGCAAGGTGGAAGCGGGCAGCAAGCTGGTCGACTCGGCCGGCGCCACCATGCAGGACATCGTCGTCTCCGTCCAGAGGGTCGCCGACCTGATGGGAGAAATCGCTTCGGCCAGCCAGGAACAAAGCCAGGGCATCGCGCAAGTCAATGCCACGGTGACGCAGATGGATGATGCGACCCAGCAAAATGCGGCCCTGGTGGAGGAAGCGGCGGCGGCAGCCCAATCCCTGCAGGATCAGGCGGGCCGGCTGGCGCAGGTGGTCAGCGTCTTCAAGCTGGAAGAGATCAAATCGCCGGTGCTTTCACGCTCGCCGCTTGCTTGA
- a CDS encoding co-chaperone YbbN: MRLSLFFASLLLAGTAVAAAPTPSNPVATPHLPYNAAADAKADVARALADAKAAHVPVLLIFGANWCEDCRALDKALKEGKNAELMQQQFKVVKVDVGNFDHNLDVAHAYGNPLKKGIPAAVLVSSDNNQVLYATKGGELANARRMSESGIYDFFKQAASVKAPAI; this comes from the coding sequence ATGCGCCTTTCCCTTTTCTTTGCCAGCCTGCTGCTTGCCGGCACCGCCGTTGCCGCTGCGCCAACGCCAAGCAACCCGGTCGCCACGCCGCACTTGCCGTACAACGCGGCGGCCGACGCCAAGGCCGACGTGGCCCGCGCGCTGGCCGACGCCAAGGCGGCGCACGTGCCTGTCTTGCTGATCTTTGGCGCCAACTGGTGCGAGGATTGCCGTGCGCTCGACAAGGCCTTGAAGGAAGGCAAGAACGCCGAGTTGATGCAACAGCAGTTCAAGGTCGTCAAGGTCGATGTGGGCAACTTCGACCATAACCTGGACGTGGCGCACGCCTATGGCAATCCGCTCAAGAAAGGCATCCCGGCTGCCGTGCTCGTATCGAGCGACAACAACCAGGTGCTGTACGCCACCAAGGGCGGCGAACTGGCGAACGCCCGCCGCATGAGTGAAAGCGGCATTTATGATTTCTTCAAGCAAGCGGCGAGCGTGAAAGCACCGGCGATTTGA
- a CDS encoding DUF3349 domain-containing protein, protein MPDTLPPTLSGAAHMLRSAYPGGMPETAYVAVLALLYEHFSDRNLAELMAAVTGKDAATILNDVYACASSRPEAAAIAAARRLLERHGLQAVCAED, encoded by the coding sequence ATGCCAGATACCCTGCCCCCGACACTGTCCGGCGCCGCGCACATGCTGCGCAGCGCCTACCCCGGTGGCATGCCAGAGACGGCGTATGTCGCCGTGCTGGCCCTGCTGTATGAACACTTTTCCGACCGCAACCTGGCCGAGCTGATGGCCGCCGTCACGGGCAAAGATGCGGCGACGATTCTCAATGACGTCTATGCCTGCGCCAGCAGCAGGCCGGAGGCGGCCGCCATCGCAGCCGCCAGGCGCCTGCTGGAGCGGCACGGCCTGCAGGCGGTCTGCGCCGAGGATTAA
- a CDS encoding HPP family protein, with amino-acid sequence MTTSFLARWLPQPNNGSRREQLRACAGAICGLLLTGLVCHFLLAPDSASVYLIAPMGASAVLLFCLPASPLAQPWSVVGGNVVSGLVGMACVKWLGSGVGVAALAACLAISAMFALRCLHPPGGAVALTTVVGGASVHAAGFEFVFITVLFNSAVLVACAVLYNNLTGRRYPHIQQLVAPHPHATSDDVPSNRLGFSPDDLDAVLRQHSEVLDISRDDLQAIFLQTEMRAYQRRFGVVTCADIMSKDVLSVEFGTPLDVAWRTMREHDVGALPVINRARRVIGIITQTDFLRHGGLDDYQGMRQRLRGLLQRSGLSHGDKPEVVGQLMTPSPHTARLGTPIIDLVPLMADAGYHHIPILDAEERLAGIISQSDLMAALYESRFAEAAA; translated from the coding sequence ATGACGACTTCTTTCCTGGCACGCTGGCTGCCGCAACCGAACAACGGCAGCCGCCGCGAACAATTGCGCGCCTGCGCGGGCGCCATCTGCGGCCTGCTGCTCACTGGTCTCGTCTGCCATTTCCTGCTGGCCCCCGACAGCGCCAGCGTCTACCTGATCGCGCCCATGGGCGCCTCGGCCGTGCTGCTGTTCTGCCTGCCAGCGAGCCCGCTGGCGCAACCGTGGTCGGTGGTGGGCGGCAATGTCGTCTCCGGCCTGGTCGGCATGGCCTGCGTCAAATGGCTGGGATCTGGCGTGGGCGTGGCGGCGCTGGCGGCCTGCCTGGCCATCAGCGCCATGTTTGCCCTGCGCTGTTTGCATCCGCCGGGCGGCGCCGTGGCGCTCACCACCGTCGTCGGTGGCGCCAGCGTGCATGCGGCCGGCTTTGAATTCGTCTTCATCACCGTGCTGTTCAATTCCGCCGTGCTGGTCGCCTGCGCCGTGCTGTACAACAACCTGACGGGACGTCGCTACCCGCACATCCAGCAACTGGTCGCGCCACATCCGCACGCCACCAGCGATGACGTACCCAGCAACCGCCTGGGCTTTTCGCCGGACGACCTCGATGCCGTCTTGCGCCAGCACAGCGAAGTGCTCGACATCAGCCGCGACGATTTGCAAGCGATCTTCCTGCAAACGGAAATGCGCGCCTACCAGCGCCGCTTCGGCGTCGTCACCTGCGCCGACATCATGTCGAAAGACGTGCTCAGCGTGGAATTCGGCACGCCGCTCGATGTTGCCTGGCGCACCATGCGCGAGCACGACGTGGGCGCCTTGCCCGTCATCAACCGGGCGCGCCGCGTGATCGGCATCATCACGCAGACGGATTTTCTGCGCCATGGAGGCCTCGACGATTATCAGGGCATGCGCCAGCGCCTGCGCGGCTTGCTGCAGCGCAGCGGGCTGTCCCACGGCGACAAGCCCGAGGTGGTGGGCCAGCTGATGACGCCATCGCCGCACACGGCCCGCCTGGGCACGCCCATCATCGACCTGGTGCCGCTGATGGCCGACGCCGGCTATCACCATATTCCCATCCTCGACGCTGAAGAGCGCCTGGCCGGCATCATCAGCCAGTCCGATCTGATGGCGGCCTTATATGAAAGCCGCTTTGCCGAGGCGGCCGCATGA
- a CDS encoding M48 family metallopeptidase, which translates to MTPFQALLTGPDGGAAGTPVSAHFFGRQLAIDAPGHDVDVAQLVVSVGGVDGPELFLNWLDEQGRQASLKPLTAGDIAIVLKEAPPALQPQLQRLWGERQRNRRQVSGWLAGLTGATVVAAALLWWQGGNAIGALTGWIPLSTEKQLGELALSQVRAQGGIIENGVAQQTVQEIGRKLTTGSRYQYRWLVKQDDTVNAFAIPGGIIVVHTGLLRQAGDPGELAGVLAHEVQHVERRHSLRQMISSLGWGALVGVTIGDISAVAAMLAHQAGTLYFSRDMEEEADRLGLLALQRAQIRPDGMLRFFQKRDDKDKAKVPGWISSHPQTAARAQQIESLIAATPCPACVPLHSSGWQQMKAALPPTAK; encoded by the coding sequence ATGACGCCATTCCAGGCACTGCTGACCGGCCCCGATGGCGGCGCCGCCGGCACACCCGTCAGCGCGCATTTTTTCGGCAGGCAGCTGGCCATCGACGCGCCCGGCCATGACGTGGATGTGGCGCAGCTGGTCGTCAGCGTGGGCGGTGTCGACGGACCGGAACTGTTCCTGAACTGGCTCGACGAACAAGGACGGCAAGCCTCGCTCAAGCCGCTGACAGCGGGCGACATCGCCATCGTGTTAAAAGAAGCGCCACCCGCGCTGCAGCCGCAACTGCAGCGCCTGTGGGGCGAGCGCCAGCGCAACCGGCGGCAAGTATCGGGCTGGCTGGCCGGCTTGACGGGCGCGACCGTCGTCGCTGCCGCCCTGCTGTGGTGGCAAGGGGGCAACGCCATCGGCGCGCTGACGGGATGGATCCCCTTGTCGACGGAAAAACAGCTGGGCGAACTGGCCCTGTCGCAAGTGCGCGCGCAGGGCGGCATCATTGAGAACGGCGTGGCGCAGCAGACGGTGCAGGAGATCGGCCGCAAGCTGACAACGGGGTCGCGCTACCAGTACCGCTGGCTGGTCAAGCAGGATGACACGGTCAACGCGTTTGCCATACCGGGCGGCATCATCGTCGTGCATACGGGCTTGCTGCGCCAGGCGGGCGATCCGGGCGAGCTGGCCGGCGTGCTCGCGCATGAAGTGCAGCACGTGGAGCGACGCCATTCGCTGCGGCAGATGATCAGCAGCCTGGGCTGGGGCGCCCTGGTGGGCGTGACCATCGGCGACATCAGCGCCGTGGCCGCCATGCTGGCGCACCAGGCGGGCACCCTGTATTTCAGCCGCGATATGGAAGAGGAAGCGGACCGCCTGGGTTTGCTCGCCTTGCAGCGCGCACAGATCCGTCCCGACGGCATGCTGCGCTTTTTTCAGAAGCGCGATGACAAGGACAAGGCCAAGGTGCCGGGCTGGATTTCCTCGCACCCGCAGACGGCGGCGCGCGCACAGCAGATCGAGAGCCTGATCGCCGCCACGCCCTGCCCCGCCTGCGTGCCATTGCACAGCAGCGGCTGGCAGCAGATGAAAGCGGCCTTGCCGCCTACAGCGAAATAG
- a CDS encoding DUF885 family protein, with the protein MKHRFAAGTLGTLAISLLFAYAPMAQAVQPIAKGVAVSTPQAKQRLQVVADQYYDAQARFEPINATESGDNRFDDQLGSAIVPAARAKQFALYRQYQKTLRSIGRAQLSHQDQINYDILDYELATALSFERFPEYLLPLNQMDSMPVTLANYAGGEASQPLTTVKQYDAYLSRIGQLPGWIDQAIANMQVGIQKGIVLPKALTESALPQFKKLVSATPQDSVYYTPIKNLPASFSEADKARLTQTYTVIIAAKLMPALQRLSTFMERDYLPASRTSSGWSALPDGAAWYQARVASSTTTDLKPEQIHAIGLKEVARIQEQYAIVGPKMGYTGPAAGLPVWVSEQAKYRPFKTEQEVLDVYRKLNVLLDSKLPALFTLVPKAPLDLRLEPELSRDTAADHYTAPAADGSRPGVFWSVVTDPKQYGDTGMTTLFLHEGKPGHHFHLALVQEMDLPNFRRFGGNNAFTEGWALYAETLGKEMGLFDDPAQYFGHLNDEMLRAVRLVVDTGLHTKGWTREQTIKYMRDTLGYDAVAKSETERYMAWPGQALGYKIGALKIVELRQRAQAALGDKFSLPKFHEVVLSDGTLPLKLLEAKVDRWIAQQK; encoded by the coding sequence ATGAAGCATCGTTTTGCCGCCGGCACCCTCGGCACCCTGGCCATCTCCCTGTTGTTCGCCTACGCGCCCATGGCGCAAGCGGTCCAGCCCATTGCCAAAGGCGTGGCCGTCAGTACGCCGCAAGCCAAGCAACGATTGCAGGTCGTGGCCGATCAGTACTACGATGCACAGGCCCGTTTCGAGCCGATCAATGCGACCGAAAGCGGCGACAACCGTTTTGACGACCAGCTCGGTTCAGCCATCGTGCCCGCCGCGCGCGCGAAACAATTTGCCCTGTACCGCCAGTACCAGAAGACCCTGCGCAGCATCGGCCGCGCGCAGCTGTCGCACCAGGACCAGATCAACTACGATATCCTCGACTATGAACTGGCGACGGCGCTGAGCTTCGAGCGCTTCCCCGAATACCTGTTGCCACTGAACCAGATGGACAGCATGCCCGTCACCCTGGCCAATTATGCGGGCGGCGAGGCATCGCAGCCGTTGACCACGGTCAAGCAGTACGACGCTTACCTGAGCCGTATTGGCCAGTTGCCCGGCTGGATAGACCAGGCCATCGCCAATATGCAAGTCGGCATACAAAAGGGCATCGTGCTGCCGAAGGCGCTGACGGAATCTGCCCTGCCGCAATTCAAAAAGCTCGTCAGCGCCACGCCGCAGGACAGCGTCTATTACACGCCCATCAAGAACTTGCCGGCCAGCTTTTCCGAGGCCGACAAGGCGCGCCTGACGCAAACGTACACCGTCATCATCGCGGCCAAGCTGATGCCCGCGCTGCAGCGCCTGTCCACCTTCATGGAACGCGATTACCTGCCGGCCAGCCGCACGAGCAGCGGCTGGAGCGCCCTGCCCGATGGCGCTGCCTGGTACCAGGCGCGCGTGGCCAGCAGCACCACCACGGACTTGAAACCGGAGCAGATCCACGCCATCGGCTTGAAGGAAGTGGCGCGCATCCAGGAACAATACGCGATCGTGGGCCCGAAGATGGGCTACACCGGCCCGGCCGCCGGCTTGCCCGTGTGGGTCTCGGAACAGGCGAAATACCGCCCGTTCAAGACGGAGCAGGAAGTGCTCGACGTCTACCGCAAGCTGAACGTGCTGCTCGACAGCAAATTGCCTGCCCTGTTCACCCTGGTACCGAAAGCGCCGCTGGACTTGCGCCTGGAGCCTGAACTGAGCCGCGACACGGCCGCCGACCACTACACGGCGCCCGCGGCCGACGGCTCGCGCCCCGGCGTGTTCTGGTCCGTCGTCACCGATCCGAAACAGTATGGCGACACGGGCATGACCACCTTGTTCCTGCACGAAGGCAAGCCTGGCCACCATTTCCACCTGGCGCTGGTGCAAGAGATGGACTTGCCGAACTTCCGCCGTTTCGGCGGCAACAATGCCTTCACGGAAGGCTGGGCCCTGTACGCGGAAACCCTGGGCAAGGAAATGGGCCTGTTCGACGACCCGGCCCAGTACTTCGGCCACTTGAACGACGAGATGCTGCGCGCCGTGCGCCTGGTTGTCGACACGGGCTTGCACACCAAGGGCTGGACGCGCGAGCAGACGATCAAGTACATGCGCGACACCCTCGGCTATGACGCCGTGGCGAAAAGCGAAACGGAGCGCTACATGGCATGGCCGGGTCAGGCGCTGGGCTACAAGATCGGGGCGCTGAAGATCGTCGAACTGCGCCAGCGCGCGCAAGCTGCCTTGGGCGACAAGTTCAGCCTGCCGAAGTTCCATGAAGTCGTGCTCAGCGACGGCACCCTGCCCCTGAAACTGCTGGAAGCCAAGGTCGACCGCTGGATCGCGCAGCAGAAGTAA
- a CDS encoding HDOD domain-containing protein produces the protein MNKLQAFGLIVSQAVRGELTFPTSVNSALQLQLALAEPDCHIDHAIKLVLAEPLLAARTVALANSAVYSRGDAAPVTSVRAAVMRMGYRNLYALVAAMVVRQFGSKIIDPVLRQKATQLWEHTAHVAALAHVLARRVTHVDADTALFAGIVHEVGGFYLLSRADEFPGLLDDDADHWMESAEEIISREVMKKLLIPLAVSEAIEGLRDGLLSIPPDSLLDTLLLAKQLAPVPSPLQVTYVEMLTPSDSVIDFIIDNETLQSILAESNEEVRSMSAALLV, from the coding sequence ATGAATAAACTACAGGCTTTCGGTTTAATTGTTTCCCAGGCAGTGCGCGGCGAATTAACGTTTCCCACGAGTGTTAATTCAGCCCTGCAATTGCAATTGGCCCTGGCTGAACCGGACTGCCATATCGATCATGCCATCAAGCTGGTGCTGGCCGAGCCCTTGCTGGCGGCGCGCACGGTGGCCCTGGCCAATTCGGCCGTGTACAGCCGTGGCGATGCGGCGCCCGTGACCAGCGTGCGCGCCGCCGTCATGCGCATGGGTTACCGCAATCTGTATGCGCTGGTGGCGGCCATGGTGGTGCGCCAGTTCGGCAGCAAGATCATCGACCCCGTCCTGCGCCAGAAGGCGACCCAGCTGTGGGAGCACACGGCGCACGTGGCGGCGCTGGCGCACGTGCTGGCCCGCCGCGTGACGCACGTCGATGCGGACACGGCGCTATTCGCGGGCATCGTGCATGAGGTGGGCGGTTTTTACCTGCTGTCGCGTGCCGACGAATTTCCTGGCCTGCTCGACGACGATGCGGATCACTGGATGGAGTCCGCCGAAGAAATCATTTCCCGCGAAGTCATGAAGAAGCTGCTGATTCCGCTGGCCGTCAGCGAAGCCATCGAAGGCTTGCGCGATGGCTTGCTGTCGATTCCGCCCGACTCCCTGCTCGACACTTTATTGTTGGCCAAGCAATTGGCGCCCGTGCCGTCGCCGTTGCAGGTGACGTACGTGGAAATGCTCACGCCTTCCGATTCTGTCATCGATTTCATTATTGATAACGAAACCCTGCAAAGCATCCTGGCCGAGTCAAACGAGGAAGTGCGCTCGATGAGTGCGGCGTTGCTGGTGTAA
- a CDS encoding ArsR family transcriptional regulator, whose amino-acid sequence MIAQALFTPAQQKLLGLLFVRVNEGFHLNEIMRLTGLGSASAQRELRRLHDSGLITSERIGNVRRFWPNKESLVYPELSGLVQKTFGIVGVLSATLAPLRAELHLAFISGATAKGQDMPGSAIDLLLVGEEANYGDLLTRLAPAERTLRRKINPNLYTLADYRRRLREGQPFLLQVLQQPKLFVIGDESLLQALALPEASLQANDMPSVF is encoded by the coding sequence ATGATTGCCCAAGCCCTGTTTACTCCCGCCCAGCAGAAACTGCTGGGCTTGCTCTTTGTTCGTGTGAATGAAGGCTTTCATTTGAACGAGATCATGCGTTTGACGGGCCTGGGCAGCGCATCGGCGCAGCGCGAACTGCGCCGGCTGCATGATTCCGGCCTGATCACGTCGGAACGGATTGGCAATGTGCGGCGCTTCTGGCCCAACAAGGAAAGCCTCGTGTATCCCGAGTTGAGCGGACTGGTGCAGAAAACCTTCGGCATCGTCGGCGTGCTCAGCGCGACCCTGGCACCCTTGCGTGCCGAGTTGCACCTGGCATTCATTTCTGGCGCCACAGCGAAGGGACAGGACATGCCCGGTAGCGCCATCGACTTGCTGCTGGTGGGCGAGGAAGCCAATTATGGCGATCTGCTGACACGATTGGCCCCGGCCGAGCGAACCTTAAGGCGTAAAATTAATCCCAACTTATATACGTTGGCCGATTATCGCCGACGTCTGCGTGAAGGCCAGCCATTTCTGCTGCAGGTATTACAGCAGCCGAAGTTGTTTGTCATCGGCGATGAATCGCTATTGCAGGCGCTGGCATTACCAGAGGCTTCCTTGCAAGCGAATGACATGCCATCTGTATTCTAA